The following coding sequences lie in one Mycobacterium sp. DL440 genomic window:
- a CDS encoding AMP-binding protein — protein MGEASILTLLQERAGLQGDDTAVTFVDYENDWDGSAQSLTYSQLYRRACAVARELGKSGSTGDRALILAPQGLDYIVAFFGAMQAGRMAVPLAVPLGGVSDERVSSVLQDAAPTVILTTSGVAGIVAEYVRSDSVWAPAIVEVDTLDFGAPAGGGLGNESATDTAYLQYTSGSTRRPAGVMMSHRNLLANYEQLTSGYFAEFNNVIPEGSTIVSWLPFYHDMGLYLGVCAPVLAGVPAVLISPVAFLQRPARWMQMLATNGRTYTAAPNFAFELAVRKTSDDDMAGLDLSNVLAIITGSERVHPATLERFTQRFARHNLDPAVIRPSYGMAEATVYIATRESGKPPAIVRFESEPLTAGIAQRCQNGVGTPLVSYGIPASPTIRIVDSETHAECLPGSVGEIWVYGDNVASGYWNRPDETESTFGARIAAPAVGTPEGPWLRTGDSGFMFDDELYVIGRIKDLLIVYGRNHSPDDIEATVQEVSRSRCAAIAVPDGPTEKLVVIIEFRKRPESPDVPAEQLSAVKRDVTSAIFNTHSLGVADLVLVPPGSIPITTSGKVRRAACVDQYRQGEFARLDA, from the coding sequence GTGGGCGAGGCTTCCATTTTGACGCTGCTGCAAGAACGTGCTGGTCTGCAGGGCGACGACACTGCGGTGACGTTTGTTGACTACGAAAATGATTGGGACGGCTCGGCGCAGAGTTTGACGTACTCGCAGCTGTACCGGCGGGCGTGCGCCGTTGCGCGAGAACTCGGCAAGTCCGGCTCAACCGGTGACCGTGCGCTCATACTCGCGCCACAGGGGCTGGACTACATCGTCGCCTTCTTCGGCGCGATGCAGGCGGGGCGAATGGCCGTTCCGCTGGCGGTTCCGCTCGGGGGGGTTAGCGATGAGCGGGTCAGCTCGGTGCTCCAAGACGCGGCGCCAACGGTCATCCTCACCACCTCGGGGGTCGCCGGCATAGTGGCCGAGTATGTGAGATCGGATTCCGTGTGGGCTCCGGCGATCGTCGAGGTTGACACGCTGGATTTCGGTGCCCCGGCAGGCGGTGGGTTGGGGAACGAAAGTGCGACGGACACAGCCTATTTGCAGTACACGTCCGGTTCGACCCGGCGGCCGGCCGGAGTGATGATGTCGCACCGAAACCTGCTGGCCAACTACGAACAGTTGACGTCGGGCTACTTCGCGGAATTCAACAATGTCATTCCCGAAGGCTCCACCATCGTGTCCTGGCTGCCGTTCTATCACGACATGGGCTTGTATCTGGGGGTGTGCGCGCCGGTGCTTGCCGGAGTGCCGGCCGTGCTGATCAGCCCAGTGGCGTTCCTGCAACGTCCCGCCCGGTGGATGCAGATGCTGGCCACGAACGGTCGCACCTACACGGCCGCACCGAACTTCGCGTTCGAACTGGCGGTGCGCAAGACATCGGACGACGACATGGCCGGGCTTGACCTGTCGAATGTGCTCGCCATCATCACGGGTAGCGAACGAGTGCACCCGGCAACACTCGAGCGGTTCACCCAGCGGTTTGCCAGGCACAACCTGGACCCGGCGGTGATACGACCTTCCTACGGGATGGCTGAAGCCACGGTGTACATCGCGACGCGGGAATCGGGTAAACCGCCGGCCATCGTGCGCTTCGAATCGGAACCGCTGACCGCCGGTATTGCGCAGCGCTGCCAGAACGGGGTAGGTACACCCCTGGTCAGCTACGGTATTCCCGCCTCGCCGACGATCAGGATCGTCGACTCCGAGACCCACGCCGAGTGTCTACCCGGAAGCGTCGGGGAGATCTGGGTGTACGGCGACAACGTCGCAAGCGGCTACTGGAACAGGCCGGATGAAACCGAGTCAACCTTCGGTGCAAGGATTGCCGCTCCGGCAGTGGGTACGCCAGAAGGCCCTTGGTTGCGTACCGGGGACTCGGGATTCATGTTCGACGACGAGTTGTACGTCATCGGCAGGATCAAGGATCTGCTGATCGTTTACGGGCGTAATCACTCTCCCGACGACATCGAGGCGACGGTCCAGGAGGTCAGCCGCAGCCGGTGTGCAGCCATCGCGGTCCCGGACGGCCCTACCGAAAAGCTGGTCGTTATCATCGAATTCAGGAAGCGGCCGGAGTCACCCGATGTGCCCGCGGAGCAACTCTCAGCCGTCAAGCGTGATGTGACCTCGGCCATCTTCAACACACACAGCCTGGGAGTGGCAGATCTTGTTCTGGTGCCGCCCGGTTCGATCCCGATCACCACGAGTGGCAAGGTCCGGCGCGCCGCCTGTGTCGATCAGTACCGGCAGGGCGAATTCGCCAGGCTGGACGCGTGA